The Triticum dicoccoides isolate Atlit2015 ecotype Zavitan chromosome 6A, WEW_v2.0, whole genome shotgun sequence genome has a window encoding:
- the LOC119316198 gene encoding uncharacterized protein LOC119316198, translating into MSRRSRSPDTGSRLCCGLSFLGRQTGTDTNTGIPDDPITQQRIYGPDNLGHWDDESAADQDLERGIGKELLAKIRCCYERVKIVDEAFCFGLLDPVSNIVVSEAIAQSKLELPAEEEEEDSHGRRRPILRCIFERSLDGLVAFLVALFPYLTNYRAVWYLNKADLDPLVAAGLVVKHRGMERTFGFLSDTTAAAVGTALRCAAAAAQHPDPRKFALGWKLLSPSLCKVSALFSPPYAARDPALIIDIWSLLEQPEPPARLVLDEAWGLASKRHGHGSDLNSHHPEMEILQEAPLLPTLRRVLLATIHGYYLEALAWLPKDKLRGSHQYFYSLLHAGHCYGPLDPVSNIIVNTLWHAQAYPLALEKKLEIEAISTRALLRIALRSLYGLISFLCTRHPTLTPGEAMQRLQLAGAYLQKADDHDGGVEEAEAYAAAANAARHPKPLEQANFLGPSNSMLKGFSDLPEHNEPANVRTLFPGYFQALANCKPAQEMKNTNVLGPWAYNDVMRMIGNFWNEHNSAVGMAKSATEMYNKKSQAQPSYEVHVVCGVNEYAGGRANPTKPFDGTCLCSHINFLATQTAAGTSPELFFAERSNVGSEEVLLCCPVAMPLPGTEQVRCLYCESRGRTIVHPTKESFLGRDREFEKMFRGEGKRTNNEMISDSYYITFRLDNLEEDRIYGDYSCDNGIQEDVPFDDIN; encoded by the exons ATGTCCCGCCGCAGCAGGAGCCCTGACACCGGCAGCCGCCTTTGCTGCGGCCTTAGCTTCCTCGGCCGCCAGACCGGCACCGACACCAACACCGGCATCCCTGATGACCCCATAACCCAGCAACGGATCTATGGTCCGGACAATCTAGGTCACTGGGACGACGAATCAGCGGCGGACCAAGATCTGGAACGGGGGATCGGAAAGGAGCTCCTCGCCAAGATCCGTTGCTGCTACGAGCGGGTGAAGATCGTCGACGAGGCTTTCTGCTTCGGCCTACTGGATCCGGTCTCCAACATCGTCGTCAGCGAAGCAATCGCACAATCCAAGCTggagctgccggcggaggaggaagaggaggactcGCATGGCCGGCGACGGCCGATACTACGGTGCATTTTCGAGCGGTCGCTGGACGGCCTCGTCGCCTTCCTGGTGGCCCTCTTCCCCTACCTCACCAACTACAGGGCTGTGTGGTATCTCAACAAGGCCGATCTGGACCCCCTCGTGGCGGCCGGCCTCGTCGTCAAGCACCGCGGGATGGAGCGGACCTTCGGGTTTCTGTCTGACACCACCGCGGCGGCCGTCGGAACGGCGCTCAGATGCGCTGCAGCCGCCGCCCAGCACCCCGACCCGCGCAAGTTTGCTCTGGGGTGGAAGCTGCTGTCCCCTTCTCTCTGCAAGGTCTCCGCCCTGTTTTCACCCCCCTACGCAGCCCGAGACCCCGCTCTGATCATCGACATCTGGTCATTACTTGAGCAACCTGAACCTCCTGCTCGGCTTGTCCTGGACGAAGCCTGGGGGCTTGCCTCTAAACGCCATGGCCATGGCAGCGACCTGAACAGCCATCATCCGGAGATGGAGATTCTGCAAGAAGCGCCGCTGCTGCCGACTCTGAGGCGTGTGCTTCTCGCCACCATCCATGGATACTATCTGGAGGCTCTTGCCTGGCTGCCCAAGGACAAGCTGCGGGGCTCGCATCAGTACTTTTACAGCTTGCTTCACGCCGGCCACTGCTACGGGCCGCTCGACCCCGTCTCCAACATCATTGTTAATACCCTCTGGCATGCCCAAGCCTACCCTCTAGCGCTAGAGAAAAAGCTCGAGATCGAGGCTATCAGCACCAGAGCCCTGCTGCGGATAGCACTCCGGTCCCTATATGGCCTCATCTCCTTCCTTTGCACCCGCCACCCCACCCTCACGCCGGGTGAAGCCATGCAACGACTGCAGCTGGCCGGGGCCTATCTCCAAAAGGCCGATGATCACGATGGTGGTGTCGAAGAAGCCGAAGCCTATGCGGCTGCTGCCAATGCCGCACGCCACCCCAAGCCTCTTGAGCAGGCCAACTTCCTCGGACCATCTAATTCCATGCTCAAAGGCTTCTCGGATCTCCCCGAGCACAATGAACCTGCCAACGTCCGCACGTTGTTTCCGGGCTACTTCCAAGCTCTTGCCAACTGCAAACCTGCACAAGAAATGAAAAACACCAACGTGTTAGGCCCGTGGGCTTACAATGATGTAATGAGAATGATAGGCAACTTCTGGAACGAGCACAACAGCGCCGTGGGAATGGCGAAATCGGCGACCGAGATGTACAACAAGAAAAGCCAG GCACAGCCCAGCTATGAGGTCCATGTTGTCTGTGGTGTCAATGAGTATGCGGGTGGCCGTGCGAACCCAACGAAGCCCTTCGATGGCACGTGCCTTTGCTCCCACATCAACTTCCTCGCCACCCAGACCGCAGCAGGCACATCTCCAGAGCTCTTCTTTGCCGAGCGTAGCAACGTCGGCTCTGAGGAGGTGCTCTTGTGCTGCCCTGTGGCTATGCCACTTCCAGGCACTG AGCAAGTCCGTTGCCTTTACTGTGAATCCAGAGGGAGGACCATCGTGCACCCGACCAAGGAGAGTTTCCTGGGACGTGACAGAGAGTTTGAGAAGATGTTCCGCGGCGAAGGAAAGCGCACCAACAATGAAATGATCTCTGACAGCTATTACATAACCTTCCGTTTGGATAATCTGGAGGAGGACCGGATCTACGGCGATTACAGCTGCGACAATGGAATCCAAGAGGACGTGCCATTTGATGACATAAATTAA